CTACCTCCCCGGATTTCAGTCCCTTGAGGCGATAGCTGGCGTGCTCGGTGGCTACCACCACGCCATGGGATGTCTTGCCACCCAGCGGCAGCGCCACGAACATGAAACCTGCCGGCGGCACGCTGGTCAGGCCGTAGTGCTGCAGCATTTCAGCCGCGCGGATCTGCTCACCGGCGAGCCCCTCGGCGTCCACCAGCTGTACCGGTCCTGCGCTGTTGACCGCGCTACCCTTGCCACGAAACGCCTGGCGCACCGAACTCAGCGCGCGGCGAATCTGGCGATTCACCTGGTCAATCATTGGCCGTTCTCCAGTCCATCCGAGCCATCGTCGATACCGTTCTTTCCTCTACGGTGCTTGCGCCTGTGCGGGTGCGCATCGAGCACCCAGGTGCCATCCTCGACCAGCCGCAGCTCGGTCTGCGCGCCCTCGTGGCGTCCACCGGTAAACCGTCGACCAATCAGGAAATAGATGCCGTCGATGTCATGCGCCTCGGACACCACCCGCAGCCGCTGGCCAGGCGTCCACAACTGGCCGTCACCGGCTTCGCCAGCGGCATCGATCACATGCCCCGGCACCCGCGCGGTCAGGTTCAAGCCTTTCAGGCGCGCATCGGCAATCAGCTTGCGGGCGCGGTCCTGCGCCACCGCGACGCTATCCGCCTCGTGATCGACCACGATCTTTGGACGGTACGCGATCGCCTGCATCTGCCGGTCTCGCGCCACGGCCTTGACGTCGTGCCGACCTTCTTCCTGTTCGGTGCCATGCGCCTGCCCCAGCACCGTCAGGTGCGAATAGCGATCGGCGATCGACTGGCGCAATGCCAGCGACAGTACGTTGTTGCCGTACCCATCGCGGCGCAGCAGCAGCGTGGCCACCGCCGGGCGGCTGTAATCCGGGCCGCCGACCACCAGGGTGCCGTCCGGTTCGAACCATGGCCATAGGCCGTTGGCTTCGGCTGCATGGACTAATGCATCCCAGGCGGTATCGCCTGGCTCGACGTTGATTTTCTCCCTGGTGCGGCTCTTGTCCGCATCGATACGGACCTTCTTGACGCCCAGCTCGCGCGTCAGCGCCGCAACGATGTCGGCCAGCGCCGCCTGGCGCTTGACGAAGATCGGCGCCGAGCAATCCACCAGATCGGCCGCGCCGTCGCGCCCGGACAAGCTCAGGCGATGTTCGGCCCGGCTGATTTCGTGGCTGATCTCATCCACGCGGCCGCGCATCACGCGCTGGCCAGCCACCTGCACCTCTACCGGTGCACCGGCATATACCGAGGGCGGCAGCTCACCATCGCGCAGGCCGAGGCTGACATGCCAGGCATCGGCCGGCACCAGCAGATCGGAATCGACGTCATAGCTCTCCCAGTCGTCATGTACCTGGCCGCCGATCAGCAGCGCGACGCCGCGCTCACTTGGCGTAGCCATAGAGGCGATCTCCGGCTTGCAGGGCGTTGGGCAGACGCAACAGGGGGTTGAGGCGGGCCAGTTCCGGCGCGCGGTTGTGGTCGCCATACCAGGCATGGGCGAGCAGGCGCAGATTGCCCGGCACATCGAGGGCGCGCAGCTGCAGCGGCGGGCGCAATTCGATCAGCGACTGCGCCGCCAGCTGCAGCGCGGCCGCCTGTTGCTTGAGCGGTTCGCAGATCGTGCGGGCTTGTTCCAGCGGATAGAGCGCCCGCACGGCAGTCATGGCGTCGAGCAGCGTCTGACGGGCATCGTTCACCATCTGTTCGATGTCGGCCGGCGACAGGTCCGGCGCACGAGCCGGGTCAGCCTCGGCAGTCAGCACCATGGCGGCAGCGCTGGCCGTGGCCACGGCGGTTTGTACCGTCACATGCACCTGTGCGGCTGCGACTGCCTGTACCTCGCTGGGCGCCACCCCAGGCCGTAGCGCAGCCACGGCATGGGTAGTGCTGGCCTTGCGGCTGCCCCAGCCCTCGTTTAACGAGCGGAAAATGCTTGTTAACGCGCCCCATTCGGCCAGCAGGCGTTTGTCGAAATTGCGCAGCCCCTGGATGCCACTGACGATGGCCGACAGGTCGTTGGCCCAGGCACGCGGGTACTTGAGCACGTCCAGCCCGGATGTCGCCAGCCCCTGCACCTGCGCCAAACCGGCCAGCACCGGCCCGGTCAGCGACTGGCGCAGGCTGTCGAGTGCCGCCAGCGGGTTGGCCGCAACGGTGTCATCCACCACCTCGGCGGTGGCATCGGCCACTGCGGCTTCAGCCTGTGCCCCCTGATCGTCGACCGCATCGGCCTGTTGTGCTGGCAGCTCGCGGGCGAAGAAGGGTTGATCCTGCCTGTCGGTTTCAACGAAGACGAGCGTCAACACGCATTGATCGACGGCATCGGCCGTATGCTGCACCTGCCACGAGCGCAACTGCGCCCACACCGATCCGAACACCGGGTGGATCAACTCACCGGCACCGGGCTGGTCCAGCTCGGCCAGCAGGTCCTGCAGCCTTTGCTCATAGTCGTCGCCAAACAGCACGGCGTTGATGCGCAAGCTGCGCGCTGCACGGCCGAGGTCTTCTACGCTGGCGCCATCGAGCCAGGGATAGGCATGCTCGACCAGCGAGCGTTCGGCACCGTCATCGGTCTGCGTGACATCGAACGTCACGCCACGAAACGAGCAATCTAGAAGGGAGTCTGACCAGGCCATGATGGCGCCAGCTTACGCGCGCGCATGGCCCGGCCCGGGGTGGAAGGACTTCAGCGGGGAGGGGGAAACGCCCGCTAGTTGCGCCGTGCCTGGCGCGTGTTGGCATCGTTGATGGCGGCGACGATGTTGCCGTTGCTCACCGATACCTCGACCTTGATGGGATCGACCTTGACCGGCTGCTGCTCCTTGTGCAGCAGGTCGTAGATCGCCCCGCCGAGCGTGTTGTCCTTACCGGTGACGGCGGACACCAGGGCATTGATGCCTTCATTGAGCACCGGGCCAATCACGTTGTATCCCAGCTCCCAGCCCGAGGCGGCGGCGCCGACCACGCCGAGCGCCTTGCCGGCCGCGCCCAGTGTGCGCCCCATGCGGCCTTTGGGTGCTGCGGCCTCTTCTGCCGGTGCAAGCGGCATATCCGGCAGGCCGGCACCGCCTTGCTTGCCGCGTTGTTTCTGTTTCAGCGCCTCGCCGGGCCCCAGCATGCCGCCCGGCCAGTTGGTGACGAACACCCGCTGCACGCCCATGCCTCCGAGCACCTTGCCGGCCTCGCCCGCAGCAGTGGCCTGCGCCTCGCCGGCCAGACGATCCTTGCGCTTGCGGTTGTAGCGGAAAGCCAGGGCCAGCGCGCCCACGCCGGCGGCGCCGGCCAGCACTTGGCCGCTGTGGTCGGCGAAGTATTCGCTCATGCGGCCCGCCCAGTCGGCGCCCTGGGTGGCACCCTCGCCGAGCTTGGCTTTTTCCACCTGGACGGCGCCCTTCTTGATGCGCCCGAAATTGCTGTGGCGGATCTCGGCAACGTCGCGATCTAGCGTCTGTTCGCCGGCAGCGCCCTGGGCGAGTTTCATCTGTGCCTCGATCTCGTCGATCGACTTGATTATCTGCAGCCAGAAATCGCGTGTGTACTGGTCGTTGAAGCCGGCCTTGGACATCTTGAACGGGTTGTCGAGGCCCTTTGCCTTGAGCGCCTTCGCCAGGTCGAGCATGCCCGCGACGCCCCCCTCGCCGTAAAACTTGCCGTCCGGCATGTATTTCTCGACATCGATGCCGGTGGCAGCCTTGATGTGCCTGACGTACGCCTTGTCGGTGATGTGCCCGAGACCGTGTTTGATCAGCGTCGACACCTCGCCGGGCTGGGTGGCTGGCTTGATCTTCTGCATCACCTGGGTGAGCGCGCCGGCGAAGTTGAGCGCATTCTCGCCGCCCATGCCGACCCGCGCCATTTCGTTGAGGTATTCCGGGGCGTAGCTGGACAGGCTCTTGGCCTCGAAACGCCCGGCCTTCGAGTGGTAATAGAGCATGTCGTGCATGGCGGCCATGCGCGACGGGTCGATATGGAATTTCTGCTGGATGTCGAAATCCATATTGGCAATGTCGGTGATGCTGGAGCGAAAGGCGAGCGCGGCGCGGGCGGCCTCCTCGATCGTGCCGGCGATCTGCTCGTACTTCATGCCGGCATTGGCCAGCGTGCGCATGCCCTCGGCGATGTCCTGCGGTGTGGCCAGCAGGTCGGTGGCTCGCTCGATGGCGGTCTTGCGCATCGCGGCGGCCTGCGCCTGGGTCATGTCCGCCAGCTGCTTCATCTCCAGGATTTTCTGTTCGAACTCCAGGTTGGCATCCAGCGCATTCCTGAGCAGCCCGACCCCACCGGCCGCCGCCAGCAGTTTCGACGCCGCCGAAAATCCGTTCAGGTCCTGCCAGGCCTGCTTGACGCTGTTGCCGACCTGGCCGAAGCCGGTACGGGCGGTGTCGGTGAAGCGGCGAATGCCGGCGGCCGCGGCATCGTTGCCGTGCAGGCGCAGCCACAGCCCGATGGTGAGGTTGCTGTCCATGGACTATACTGGCCCCATGCTCGAATTGACGCTATTGCTGCTGGTATGCATCGTGCTCCTGCCCGGACTCATATTCCGCTCGCTGCTGGGGCTGCTCTGGTTTGCCGAGATGTTGGTGATCGGGGGCTGCCACGTCATGCTGGCGCTGCTGGCTGGGTGGTCTTGCTGCGCCGGCTGGATCGGTAGTGCCTGGTCACACCGTCGCCCGCCCCATCACCCCGCCGGGTAACCGCCTCCGCCTCGGCGGCGGCCATGCCGAGCAGCCACAGCCATTGCCCGTCGGTCAGCTGGCAGGCGGGGATGCCAAAATAGTAATAAGCCTTTTCAGCGTATCG
The Chitinivorax sp. PXF-14 DNA segment above includes these coding regions:
- a CDS encoding phage baseplate assembly protein, whose translation is MIDQVNRQIRRALSSVRQAFRGKGSAVNSAGPVQLVDAEGLAGEQIRAAEMLQHYGLTSVPPAGFMFVALPLGGKTSHGVVVATEHASYRLKGLKSGEV
- a CDS encoding phage baseplate assembly protein, yielding MATPSERGVALLIGGQVHDDWESYDVDSDLLVPADAWHVSLGLRDGELPPSVYAGAPVEVQVAGQRVMRGRVDEISHEISRAEHRLSLSGRDGAADLVDCSAPIFVKRQAALADIVAALTRELGVKKVRIDADKSRTREKINVEPGDTAWDALVHAAEANGLWPWFEPDGTLVVGGPDYSRPAVATLLLRRDGYGNNVLSLALRQSIADRYSHLTVLGQAHGTEQEEGRHDVKAVARDRQMQAIAYRPKIVVDHEADSVAVAQDRARKLIADARLKGLNLTARVPGHVIDAAGEAGDGQLWTPGQRLRVVSEAHDIDGIYFLIGRRFTGGRHEGAQTELRLVEDGTWVLDAHPHRRKHRRGKNGIDDGSDGLENGQ
- a CDS encoding DNA circularization protein, with amino-acid sequence MAWSDSLLDCSFRGVTFDVTQTDDGAERSLVEHAYPWLDGASVEDLGRAARSLRINAVLFGDDYEQRLQDLLAELDQPGAGELIHPVFGSVWAQLRSWQVQHTADAVDQCVLTLVFVETDRQDQPFFARELPAQQADAVDDQGAQAEAAVADATAEVVDDTVAANPLAALDSLRQSLTGPVLAGLAQVQGLATSGLDVLKYPRAWANDLSAIVSGIQGLRNFDKRLLAEWGALTSIFRSLNEGWGSRKASTTHAVAALRPGVAPSEVQAVAAAQVHVTVQTAVATASAAAMVLTAEADPARAPDLSPADIEQMVNDARQTLLDAMTAVRALYPLEQARTICEPLKQQAAALQLAAQSLIELRPPLQLRALDVPGNLRLLAHAWYGDHNRAPELARLNPLLRLPNALQAGDRLYGYAK
- a CDS encoding phage tail tape measure protein, which gives rise to MDSNLTIGLWLRLHGNDAAAAGIRRFTDTARTGFGQVGNSVKQAWQDLNGFSAASKLLAAAGGVGLLRNALDANLEFEQKILEMKQLADMTQAQAAAMRKTAIERATDLLATPQDIAEGMRTLANAGMKYEQIAGTIEEAARAALAFRSSITDIANMDFDIQQKFHIDPSRMAAMHDMLYYHSKAGRFEAKSLSSYAPEYLNEMARVGMGGENALNFAGALTQVMQKIKPATQPGEVSTLIKHGLGHITDKAYVRHIKAATGIDVEKYMPDGKFYGEGGVAGMLDLAKALKAKGLDNPFKMSKAGFNDQYTRDFWLQIIKSIDEIEAQMKLAQGAAGEQTLDRDVAEIRHSNFGRIKKGAVQVEKAKLGEGATQGADWAGRMSEYFADHSGQVLAGAAGVGALALAFRYNRKRKDRLAGEAQATAAGEAGKVLGGMGVQRVFVTNWPGGMLGPGEALKQKQRGKQGGAGLPDMPLAPAEEAAAPKGRMGRTLGAAGKALGVVGAAASGWELGYNVIGPVLNEGINALVSAVTGKDNTLGGAIYDLLHKEQQPVKVDPIKVEVSVSNGNIVAAINDANTRQARRN